The genomic stretch CGGATACGGTCGCAGTaccagcataaaaatgaaCCTGGGGGCCCTGATGGGCAGTGCCAAGATGTTCGAGGAGAAAACCGGGAGTGAGGAGTTCCGTGCAGGCGTTGGATTGCGCGAGTGGACATCGGACAAAGGTATTTGAAATTGACTCGGTCGACCCGCCCCAAGTCGGGGTCTGCGGTACGCTGAGGAGGCTCCCTGAGCGTCGAGTTACTCGCTCGTTGGTCACGTCAGGGTTCGAGCAGCCAGGGAAGTCCTGCGGCTGGTTCTTCAGGGCGCGAACGGCAGCGGCACTGGCGAGTTGCCCGGTGCTCGCGGACTTGGCACGATCACCAGAGCTCAGCTCTCCGAGCCGCTTAGCCGCTAGCCTCTGCGATACGCCGATCTCGTTCTTCCGGTCATCCGCTCCCACGATAACGGACAAGTTCTCAGCCGAGGCGGCTCTGTTGTCCGCAAGTCTGTCGACGCTGCCTCCGCTTCCGCCTCCGCCTCCGACGCTGAGGAGGAGCCTGGCCAGGAGGTGCCGAGTCCCAAGGCTGCCGCCTGCACCCCGTTGACTTCCGTTCCGGACGTCCCTCGATCCGCCACTCGCGCGGTTCGACTTGCCGAATAACTTTTCCCCCAGTCGGACCTCCGCGTCACCCAGGGCGAAGGCTTCCTTCAGAGTCCCGTGGACCTTGTCCGCTAAGAGGCATCTGCCCTGGCCCAGGCGGACCCGGCAAACCGGGCACCGATCGGTCCGCGATCTGCAACTCACGCAGAGGATGTGCCCGTGGACACATTGGGATACCGGCGAAGCGGCGCTCTCGAGGCAAATTGGACACTCGAGGGCTCGGACGACGCCGGAAACAGCGTTGGCTAGTTTTCGGGCAACCTCGGGGAGCGGGCCCTGGAGGGCGACGCCGTTTCCAAGTCCATCGTCGGCCGCCTCTTCGACGCTGCAGTCTACGTCGGTGCTCCGCCATACTTCGAGGTCGACGGCCTGCTTCGCACGGTTTTGGATCAAGGTAGCAATGTCCTTGACACGAAGTCCCACCACGTCCTGTCCGCAAACTTCGAGCAAACAGTCACCGGCTCTGGTTTCAAACGAGAAAAGAAGGGTCTGAACAAGTTCTGAAAATTGCTCTGCCGTCAGCCCGCATGCTCGTGCGTCAATTGACGTATAACCGTAACTTGTGGGTATTCTTCAGATTTTCCGCGTTCACATTAACGTCCGAGGGcgtgtattaattattattcagacTGTATACGCGTCAACGGTGTAGTAATCTGCGCACTTTGCCGGCGGTGTAACGTAAGTATACGGGGAAATGTCGAACGATTTGCGGTTGCAGACCCGTCGGCAATAGGGATAAAGTGGcacatttcatattttcccaGGTTCCTTGTTCCGTCTCGAtcgggaataataatgtataaatagtACACGGAAGATTTATTACTCACCGTAAACCAGCGGTGTGTGCAATGCTGCCTGGCTCGACGAAACCTACCCACGGATAAGGGTCCCACTTTGACCTCGTGAGGTGAAATCCGCAGGACTTCCTCTCCTTTTCTTTGCCAAGGATGTTAGGGAGGATTACTCGCTCTCTCGGCGAATAGTTGACGAAAACCTCGGTGTCTCGAGGAGCCGGTGCTGCAGTCATGATTATTCTGACGCCAGCAGCGTCCGTTAAAAGTTCCGAGCTCGATAAACTCCTCTGCATCAGCAACATTACGAAACGTTCAAATAAGCAATGACTTAGAAAAACACTTAATTTCCGTAGATTCACACATGCGACGCAACTTATGTCGCCTCAACAGTTTCTATCTTAACGTCTTCCGAATGAAACGTTGATCAGACTACACGAGGAGAGGAGCACTACTGACCGACTCCGGTTATTGTGCCTAACTAACGCCTACGTCAGTTAATATGATAATTAAATTGACATTACCTTCGTTGAGTTTGGTAAATAACTAATCTCCTACTCTCATCGCTGGTTACTCTCGATTTTCAGAAGATCCGCAACGCAAATACAACGCACAACTACCATCGACATTAATTGAAGGGACGCCAGTACCTTACTAATATCACTCACCTATTATGGAGGATACGCTTGCACCGGGAATGTAATAATGATACTGCAAGCACACCCGAGTGAAATATGAACAGATCCACAGAAGCAGCTTTGTCAGACGCACACCGTCTGTGTCTACGAAGTTAGTTCGCGGTCCGCGACTCATGTAGGTAAAAGTCACAGCAGTTGCTCACCTTCACCTACATACTAATTGCAAGAGATCCGACTTACCTCGACCTTAGTTTTCAATTAGAGGTCACGCGTGCTTTTCCGTTCAATGGCTTTTCGCGAAAACGTTCTTATCCTCGGGGAAGGTGCAGAACTTGATTCTTATCccttatgtataaaaataatacaaatatagGTACATTTACGGCTTTGTAGACTTGTATCGAGAACTTGTGACCACCTGTTTAATCCCTGCAACGATAAACGTGAGGTCTTTTCGTTTCGAACATGTCACCAAGCTCCAtagtacagtcgaatctctcAATAAGGCCTCTCGCAATAGGGCCGCCTCTCCTCAAGAGAGCTCAGCAGCTTCCTCCGCTACTCTAGGTGAACAGAACGGAGCTGCAATTTTTACAGATACTCTCGCAATAGGGCCGGCAACATAAATGAagtgttgaaagaaaatagcgTAGCTGTTATGGACTTTAGGCGGCCCTGTTGCAAGAGTCTAGAGTTCAAAGCGCTATGAATGCACGTCGAGCTCGTCGTTGGGAGTATGCTAATTCTTGGAAATAACCTCCCCCGCACCCCTATGACCGACTTTATGTGGAGAGTCATGTGCCTTTATATTGTTCTACATCTCCATACTTTGGCTTGcctcatttttaaattctataaattgttttcgcttcgaaaaaaaatcaatattatggTTCTTCTGCCTTTGATCTTCCTATATTTTTACCCCCACCAGTTCATACCCATTGCAATACCTGATTATCATTATACAGCGTGGTCGGCCCAATGCTACGTCTTTACAGCTTTATCCTTGTAAAAAGAAAGCCGAATCGCGGCGCAGACGGGTGTTGTACTTGATTAAGAAACGCCTCCTCACCAAAAGTTTACTCTAAGTTGGGGAAGAAGTGTTCAGTTTTATACTCTATGTTAATCAGCGGATGGTAGAATGAGCTCTAGAGAAGAAACAAgttgtatgtacattattGTACATGCTAtacattcgaaattcgaaagagCAATGATCTTCGTCAAAGTCTTACCACAATCTCGGACTGCCCTGGTACCCAAGGATCTTTCTGAGTATTACGGGTATGTCTGGTGGAAATGTAATGACGTTCGAGGCGAAATGGCCTCTCGTTCTCGGAACAAATCGGAACGATGAGTTTCCACcgctatatatattttactgtaCTGCTGTGACAGGCCTCAGGTGTATTGGGTTGTTTATCGGCAGGCACAACGGCTCCCACTTAAATTATGTCAATCCCAGCGAGCTGCGGTTAATGTGATGATTATAAGTACAATCAACGATCATTTGACTGAATTTAATGGTCACCAAAAAGGATGGAAATGATGTGGTTTTAGCTCGAGGCAAAATCCGTTTTAGGCTGAAGAATTGGATCTACACATATTTCTGTTTTTACGCTTGTGTAGGTGCAGATCATACGATCCGTAGCGGCTGAAACGTCGTTGCATTA from Diprion similis isolate iyDipSimi1 chromosome 12, iyDipSimi1.1, whole genome shotgun sequence encodes the following:
- the LOC124413053 gene encoding uncharacterized protein LOC124413053 — translated: MPRGIEFQELVIRRNKSESFLRSPGIGHQDYRKCDLIHIAGMRSLSSSELLTDAAGVRIIMTAAPAPRDTEVFVNYSPRERVILPNILGKEKERKSCGFHLTRSKWDPYPWVGFVEPGSIAHTAGLRAGDCLLEVCGQDVVGLRVKDIATLIQNRAKQAVDLEVWRSTDVDCSVEEAADDGLGNGVALQGPLPEVARKLANAVSGVVRALECPICLESAASPVSQCVHGHILCVSCRSRTDRCPVCRVRLGQGRCLLADKVHGTLKEAFALGDAEVRLGEKLFGKSNRASGGSRDVRNGSQRGAGGSLGTRHLLARLLLSVGGGGGSGGSVDRLADNRAASAENLSVIVGADDRKNEIGVSQRLAAKRLGELSSGDRAKSASTGQLASAAAVRALKNQPQDFPGCSNPDVTNERVTRRSGSLLSVPQTPTWGGSTESISNTFVRCPLAQSNACTELLTPGFLLEHLGTAHQGPQVHFYAGTATVSVPTPLGPNAIYVLHHGGEIFFFKCDEEAAWIVTAIGGSRHWDWFLRGWGTDGTEVKLRRSVATLEEHFRPLTAQQIAPLPKALDIRTVEIQLTESPSEEVARM